In a single window of the Raphanus sativus cultivar WK10039 chromosome 9, ASM80110v3, whole genome shotgun sequence genome:
- the LOC108823552 gene encoding transcription factor bHLH112 isoform X1, whose amino-acid sequence MAEEFQATAAICGSGGGAWWNSPRSVMSPSDNLLSSCFGQRDADSDSGGSTVSIDSTLQMMGLGFSSNSSSDWNETVLQEDLNSSFISSQDHYQGQGFLSTTSSPYLLNPACSSSSSPSSSSSSLLQTLYDPEPSPYRFLSTTSCSINDPQLSWASSKTSPHHQAAYGIINNFSNNTNSRPFWSSSSTTNLNNTPHNSFITTSQTIPTRLEERTKNQKTKGQSESLKRAKNDESPSKKQRISTPSPLPTFKVRKENLRDQITSLQQLVSPFGKTDTASVLQESIEYIKFLHDQVIVLSTPYMKQGASVQQQHQESGKNQNGNENQELRAHGLCLVPVSSTFPVANETTVDFWTPTFGGSSFR is encoded by the exons ATGGCTGAGGAGTTTCAAGCGACGGCAGCAATTTGCGGCAGCGGAGGCGGCGCGTGGTGGAACTCGCCAAGGAGCGTTATGTCTCCTTCGGATAATTTATTGTCGTCTTGTTTCGGGCAGCGAGATGCTGATTCCGACAGCGGAGGAAGCACCGTGAGTATTGACTCAACGTTGCAAATGATGGGTCTAGGGTTTTCCTCAAACTCTTCTTCAGATTGGAACGAAACCGTTTT ACAAGAAGACTTAAACTCAAGCTTCATAAGCTCGCAAGATCACTATCAAGGCCAAGGATTCTTATCCACAACTAGTTCACCTTATCTTCTTAATCCagcttgttcttcatcttcatcaccttcttcttcttcctcgagcTTGTTACAAACCTTGTACGATCCGGAACCGAGTCCGTACAGGTTCCTTTCTACCACTAGCTGTTCAATCAACGATCCTCAGCTCTCTTGGGCTAGTAGTAAGACAAGTCCTCACCATCAAGCTGCTTATGGAATAATTAACAACTTCTCTAACAACACAAACTCTCGACCCTTTTGGAGTTCTTCATCAACCACTAACTTAAACAACACGCCGCATAACAGTTTTATAACCACTTCGCAGACAATACCTACTCGTCTTGAGGAAAGAACTAAG AATCAGAAGACTAAAGGCCAGAGCGAGTCTTTAAAGAGAGCAAAGAATGATGAATCCCCGTCGAAGAAACAGAGAATTAGTACGCCTTCACCACTGCCAACTTTTAAG GTGAGAAAAGAGAATCTAAGGGACCAGATTACTTCATTACAACAGCTAGTTTCACCTTTCGGAAAG ACAGATACTGCATCTGTTCTCCAAGAATCCATAGAGTACATCAAGTTTCTTCATGATCAAGTCATT GTTCTCAGCACTCCATACATGAAACAAGGTGCTTCCGTCCAACAACAACATCAG GAATCTGGTAAGAATCAAAATGGAAACGAGAATCAAGAACTAAGAGCACACGGTCTTTGTCTCGTTCCCGTATCAAGCACTTTTCCGGTGGCTAATGAAACAACCGTCGACTTTTGGACGCCAACGTTTGGGGGCAGCAGTTTCAG gtga
- the LOC130499776 gene encoding rop guanine nucleotide exchange factor 7-like: MRQVGEKGRESSCCSSDFLISEATRQEEEQNPSSTEDFTHSPVSSRWSVKNVDGDKRKILPDSLEPSTVSEIEMMKERFSKLLLGEDMSGSGNGVCTALAISYAITN, from the exons ATGCGACAAGTGGGAGAGAAGGGAAGAGAAAGCAGCTGCTGCAGCTCAGATTTTCTGATTTCGGAAGCGACCAGACAAGAGGAGGAGCAAAACCCTAGCAGTACGGAGGATTTCACGCATTCCCCGGTGTCGTCTCGTTGGTCGGTGAAGAATGTCGACGGAGATAAGAGGAAGATTCTCCCCGACTCTTTGGAACCATCGACAGTCTCAG AGATTGAGATGATGAAGGAAAGGTTTTCGAAGCTATTACTTGGAGAGGATATGTCTGGTTCTGGCAATGGTGTCTGCACTGCTTTAGCCATCTCTTACGCCATCACTAATTAG
- the LOC108838776 gene encoding TORTIFOLIA1-like protein 3, which translates to MANNSKQKMSELLTKLGDRDTFTMAAKELDSMARNIDPTSGGNLQSFISVVLSADAGDKPAVRKHCIHLLAVLSVSLPPDALSPHLPKILSRVTRRLRDPDSSVRSACVAAVSAIASRTTKPPFASAFLKPLSEALFTEQEANAQIGAGLCLAAAIDAAEDPDPGRLGTTLLPRLEKLVKCNAFKAKSAGVVVIGSVIGAGGVSGGGLRGLLDCLVSFLSSEDWAARKAAAEALGRLATVERNELGEFKAKCLKIFEGKRYDKVKAVREVMNQMIEVWTQVPDLSEEVSPPRSNASSKGSRVASTPAKPRTRLVDRSTPPGSSVATAARRRSNVRGSDQKKTSTVPSHTKLNVRRRLELKAGGGASILSREPLEEEYQAHDENTREVGQMQKLGGVASSLTGHHVLSENQNSSNNCKGLEDMSLIRNQLVQIEQQQSNLMDLLQRFVGSSQHGMHSLETRVQGLELALDEISYDLAVSNGRMSSNRNNCCLIPPGSFITSKFWKKPVSAPRLATYRNRNAQTMGLQGSRQRFNGPAGFIVNPLAEIRPDNVSAGMPHN; encoded by the exons atggcgAATAACTCGAAACAGAAGATGTCGGAGCTGTTAACGAAGCTCGGTGATCGAGACACGTTCACAATGGCGGCGAAAGAGCTAGACTCGATGGCGAGAAACATCGACCCCACCTCCGGCGGGAATCTCCAGTCGTTCATCTCCGTCGTCCTCTCCGCCGACGCCGGAGATAAACCGGCGGTTCGAAAGCACTGCATCCACCTGCTCGCGGTTCTATCAGTCTCTCTCCCTCCCGACGCTCTCTCTCCTCACCTCCCCAAGATCCTATCCCGCGTCACGCGCCGCCTCCGCGATCCGGACTCCTCCGTCCGCTCCGCCTGCGTCGCGGCGGTGTCGGCGATCGCTTCCCGGACGACGAAGCCTCCCTTCGCTTCCGCGTTCTTGAAGCCGCTGTCGGAGGCTCTGTTCACGGAGCAGGAGGCGAACGCGCAGATCGGAGCGGGGCTGTGTCTCGCGGCGGCGATCGACGCGGCGGAGGATCCGGATCCCGGTCGGTTAGGAACGACGCTTTTGCCGAGGCTGGAGAAGCTGGTGAAGTGTAATGCTTTTAAGGCGAAATCTGCCGGAGTTGTCGTGATCGGAAGTGTGATCGGTGCTGGTGGTGTCTCCGGTGGTGGATTGAGAGGGTTGTTGGATTGTTTGGTTAGTTTCTTGAGTAGTGAAGATTGGGCGGCGAGGAAAGCGGCGGCTGAAGCTTTGGGGAGGTTGGCGACGGTGGAGAGGAATGAGTTGGGAGAGTTTAAGGCTAAGTGTCTGAAGATCTTTGAAGGAAAGAGATACGACAAGGTGAAAGCTGTGAGAGAGGTGATGAATCAGATGATAGAGGTTTGGACACAAGTACCAGATTTATCAGAGGAGGTTTCTCCTCCCAGATCTAATGCTTCTTCTAAAG GCTCTAGAGTTGCATCAACACCTGCTAAACCGAGAACTCGTTTGGTTGACAGATCAACTCCACCGGGGAGCTCAGTAGCCACCGCGGCGAGGAGACGGAGTAATGTAAGAGGCAGTGATCAGAAGAAAACAAGTACAGTACCATCACATACTAAATTGAATGTAAGGAGGAGACTGGAGTTGAAGGCTGGAGGAGGAGCAAGTATTCTCAGTCGTGAGCCTCTTGAAGAAGAGTATCAAGCCCATGATGAAAACACAAGAGAAGTGGGTCAGATGCAGAAGCTAGGAGGTGTTGCCAGTTCTCTTACAGGACATCATGTCTTGTCTGAAAACCAGAATAGTAGTAATAACTGCAAAGGTCTTGAAGATATGTCTCTGATCCGTAATCAGCTTGTTCAGATTGAACAACAGCAATCCAATCTAATGGATCTCCTTCAG AGATTTGTGGGAAGCTCACAACATGGAATGCATAGTCTGGAAACTCGAGTTCAGGGCCTAGAGCTTGCGCTAGATGAGATATCTTATGACTTAGCAGTTTCAAATGGGAGAATGAGTTCAAACAGAAACAATTGTTGTCTGATTCCTCCTGGAAGTTTCATCACATCCAAATTCTGGAAGAAACCAGTTTCAGCACCAAGGCTGGCCACTTATAGGAACAGAAATGCACAAACCATGGGGTTGCAAGGCTCTAGGCAGCGGTTTAATGGTCCTGCAGGGTTTATTGTCAACCCATTAGCTGAAATTCGACCAGATAATGTATCTGCAG GTATGCCTCACAACTAA
- the LOC108835094 gene encoding transportin MOS14 → MRSKYGQISIAVAALAVHVPAADWGDSGIVSWLRDEMNMHPEYVPGFLELLTVLPEETFNYKIAARPDRRRQFENELTSQMEAALSILTACLNISELKEQVLEAFASWLRLRHGIPGAVLACHPLVHAALSSLNSDPLSEASVNVISELIHYTAAPSSGGISAQTPLIQVIVPQILSLKSHLRDSLKDEEDVKAIGRLFADVGDSYVELIATGSDESMVIVHALLEVTSHPEFDIASMTFNFWHSLQLALTKRDSYSSLGSEASIEAERNRRLHIFRPAYESLVSLVGFRVQYPEDYQGLSYEDLKEFKQTRYAVADVLIDAALILGGDTTLKILYMKLLEANAQTGNNFQEWRPAEAILFCIWAISNYVSVVEAEVMPQVMALLQNLPQQAQLLQTACLLVGAYSKWLNAAPASVSILPSIIRILMSGMGTSEDCAAAAALAFRHICDDCRKNLCGYFEDLFTIYCMAINGGGGYKVSAEDSLNLVEALGMVVTELPLDQARSALEKLCFSVASPLEEAAKEDLDKKHARELTVHIDRFAFLFRYVNHPEAVAAEINKHWAIFRVIFDARPWDMRTMESLCRACKYAVRTSGRYIINTIGEMLAKIQFHYQQHHQPCFLYLSSEVIKIFGSDPSCADYLKNLIETLFAHTTCLMTSIKEVTARPDIADDCFLLASRCLRYCPHLFIPSPIFSPIVDCAVIGMTVQHREACHSILTFLSDVFDLEKSVNEEQFVRIRDSVIIPRGATITRILISSLAGALPSSRLDTVTYTLLALTRTYGLQAVGWAKQSVSLIPRTAVTETEATKFLQGLSDVTNGADVNSLIGHAEELSDVCRRNRTVQELVQAALKPLELNLVAPVS, encoded by the exons ATGAGGA GCAAGTACGGACAA ATTAGTATTGCTGTTGCTGCCTTGGCGGTGCACGTTCCTGCGGCAGATTGGGGAGATAGTGGTATAGTTAGCTGGCTTAGGGATGAGATGAATATGCATCCTGAATATGTGCCTGGTTTCTTGGAACTCTTGACAGTTCTACCCGAG GAAACGTTTAACTACAAAATAGCTGCTCGTCCGGACCGACGGCGTCAATTTGAGAATGAGCTTACTTCTCAGATGGAAGCTGCACTTAGTATATTAACAGCATGTTTGAATATTTCCGAACTTAAGGAACAG GTTCTTGAGGCATTTGCTTCTTGGCTCCGTCTTAGGCATGG GATTCCTGGAGCAGTGCTTGCCTGTCATCCATTGGTGCATGCAGCTCTCTCAAGTTTGAACTCTGATCCACTCTCAGAGGCATCTGTAAATG TCATATCTGAACTGATACATTACACGGCAGCACCAAGCTCTGGTGGTATTTCTGCGCAAACACCCTTGATTCAAGTTATTGTGCCTCAGATTTTAAGTCTTAAATCCCATCTAAGAGATTCTTTAAAG GACGAAGAAGATGTCAAAGCTATTGGTCGATTATTCGCTGACGTGGGCGATTCATATGTTGAATTGATCGCTACAG GTTCAGATGAATCAATGGTTATTGTCCATGCCCTGCTGGAAGTTACTTCGCACCCAGAATTTGATATAGCCTCTATGACGTTCAACTTTTGGCACAGTCTTCAACTTGCGTTGACAAAGAG GGATTCTTATAGTTCCTTGGGTAGTGAAGCATCTATTGAAGCTGAGAGAAACCGAAGACTGCATATCTTCCGGCCAGCGTATGAGAGCCTTGTATCTTTG GTTGGCTTCAGAGTTCAGTATCCTGAAGATTATCAAGGCCTCTCGTATGAGGACCTTAAGGAATTCAAGCAAACTAGATATG CTGTTGCAGATGTATTAATTGACGCTGCATTGATCCTGGGAGGTGATACAACTCTCAAGATTCTCTATATGAAGCTTCTTGAG GCCAATGCTCAGACAGGAAATAATTTTCAAGAATGGCGTCCAGCAGAAGCTATCTTGTTCTGTATTTGGGCAATATCCAACTATGTTTCAGTTGTTGAAGCTGAAGTCATGCCCCAG GTGATGGCCTTGCTTCAAAATCTTCCTCAGCAAGCGCAATTGCTTCAGACAG CATGCTTACTTGTTGGGGCTTATTCAAAATGGCTTAATGCTGCGCCAGCTAGTGTTTCAATATTGCCGTCGATCATTAGAATTCTAATGAGTGGAATGGGAACATCTGAAGACTGTGCAGCAGCTGCAGCTTTGGCTTTTAGACATATTTGTGACG ATTGCCGAAAAAATCTTTGCGgttattttgaagatttatttaCAATCTATTGCATGGCAATTAATGGCGGGGGTGGTTATAAAGTATCTGCAGAGGATTCACTCAATCTCGTCGAAGCTTTAGG AATGGTTGTTACAGAACTTCCTTTAGATCAGGCCAGGAGTGCACTTGAGAAATTATGCTTTTCAGTCGCTTCTCCTCTAGAG GAAGCGGCAAAAGAAGATTTGGACAAGAAGCATGCGCGGGAGTTAACTGTTCATATTGACCGGTTTGCCTTCCTATTCAG GTATGTGAACCACCCTGAAGCTGTTGCTGCTGAGATAAATAAGCATTGGGCTATCTTCAGAGTAATTTTTGATGC TCGTCCTTGGGACATGAGGACAATGGAATCTCTATGCAGAGCATGCAAATATGCT GTACGTACTTCTGGAAGATACATTATTAACACAATTGGCGAAATGCTGGCAAAGATTCAATTCCATTACCAGCAACATCATCAGCCATGCTTTCTTTATCTCTCCAGTGAAGTTATAAAG ATTTTTGGTTCAGACCCATCTTGTGCTGACTACTTGAAGAATCTGATTGAAACACTCTTTGCACACACGACATGTCTTATGACAAGCATCAAG GAAGTAACTGCAAGACCAGACATAGCTGATGATTGCTTTTTGTTGGCGTCAAGATGTCTTCGTTACTGTCCACATTTGTTTATTCCATCTCCTATCTTTTCACCAATTGTAGATTGCGCAGTTATTGGAATGACAGTGCAGCACAG AGAGGCCTGCCACTCGATATTGACATTTTTATCCGACGTTTTCGACCTCGAGAAGTCtgtgaatgaagaacagtttgTACGAATCAGGGACAGTGTCATTATCCCCAGGGGAGCAACAATCACAAGAATCTTGATCTCATCATTAGCAGGGGCACTTCCTAGTTCTCGGCTAGATACG GTAACATACACGCTGCTAGCGCTGACCAGAACATACGGTTTACAAGCAGTGGGTTGGGCTAAGCAAAGCGTTAGCCTGATACCTAGAACAGCTGTGACAGAGACTGAAGCTACCAAGTTCTTACAAGGGTTATCCGATGTTACTAATGGAGCTGATGTGAATTCTCTGATAGGGCACGCAGAGGAACTCTCAGATGTTTGTCGCCGTAACCGTACTGTTCAAGAACTTGTTCAGGCAGCTTTGAAGCCTCTTGAGTTGAATCTGGTTGCTCCTGTATCATAA
- the LOC108823552 gene encoding transcription factor bHLH112 isoform X2, producing the protein MAEEFQATAAICGSGGGAWWNSPRSVMSPSDNLLSSCFGQRDADSDSGGSTVSIDSTLQMMGLGFSSNSSSDWNETVLQEDLNSSFISSQDHYQGQGFLSTTSSPYLLNPACSSSSSPSSSSSSLLQTLYDPEPSPYRFLSTTSCSINDPQLSWASSKTSPHHQAAYGIINNFSNNTNSRPFWSSSSTTNLNNTPHNSFITTSQTIPTRLEERTKKTKGQSESLKRAKNDESPSKKQRISTPSPLPTFKVRKENLRDQITSLQQLVSPFGKTDTASVLQESIEYIKFLHDQVIVLSTPYMKQGASVQQQHQESGKNQNGNENQELRAHGLCLVPVSSTFPVANETTVDFWTPTFGGSSFR; encoded by the exons ATGGCTGAGGAGTTTCAAGCGACGGCAGCAATTTGCGGCAGCGGAGGCGGCGCGTGGTGGAACTCGCCAAGGAGCGTTATGTCTCCTTCGGATAATTTATTGTCGTCTTGTTTCGGGCAGCGAGATGCTGATTCCGACAGCGGAGGAAGCACCGTGAGTATTGACTCAACGTTGCAAATGATGGGTCTAGGGTTTTCCTCAAACTCTTCTTCAGATTGGAACGAAACCGTTTT ACAAGAAGACTTAAACTCAAGCTTCATAAGCTCGCAAGATCACTATCAAGGCCAAGGATTCTTATCCACAACTAGTTCACCTTATCTTCTTAATCCagcttgttcttcatcttcatcaccttcttcttcttcctcgagcTTGTTACAAACCTTGTACGATCCGGAACCGAGTCCGTACAGGTTCCTTTCTACCACTAGCTGTTCAATCAACGATCCTCAGCTCTCTTGGGCTAGTAGTAAGACAAGTCCTCACCATCAAGCTGCTTATGGAATAATTAACAACTTCTCTAACAACACAAACTCTCGACCCTTTTGGAGTTCTTCATCAACCACTAACTTAAACAACACGCCGCATAACAGTTTTATAACCACTTCGCAGACAATACCTACTCGTCTTGAGGAAAGAACTAAG AAGACTAAAGGCCAGAGCGAGTCTTTAAAGAGAGCAAAGAATGATGAATCCCCGTCGAAGAAACAGAGAATTAGTACGCCTTCACCACTGCCAACTTTTAAG GTGAGAAAAGAGAATCTAAGGGACCAGATTACTTCATTACAACAGCTAGTTTCACCTTTCGGAAAG ACAGATACTGCATCTGTTCTCCAAGAATCCATAGAGTACATCAAGTTTCTTCATGATCAAGTCATT GTTCTCAGCACTCCATACATGAAACAAGGTGCTTCCGTCCAACAACAACATCAG GAATCTGGTAAGAATCAAAATGGAAACGAGAATCAAGAACTAAGAGCACACGGTCTTTGTCTCGTTCCCGTATCAAGCACTTTTCCGGTGGCTAATGAAACAACCGTCGACTTTTGGACGCCAACGTTTGGGGGCAGCAGTTTCAG gtga